Proteins from a genomic interval of Rhodothermus marinus:
- a CDS encoding AP2 domain-containing protein, whose product MSLKSQALKKKARNIFRIDVHATHGWQVRIQRQNQSYTQFFSDKKYGSPEKAFEAALAYRDQLLQELPPPIDPTARLRTPEVRQKAAASINRSGVIGIGFSVKVTRQGIRRPYVQGYWIDADGRRRATSRSIEAHGLKGALELVCRKLHEVQANRGLSVEEMVQRALPTLEKLYREAQRDR is encoded by the coding sequence ATGTCTTTAAAAAGCCAGGCCTTAAAGAAAAAGGCACGCAACATTTTTCGCATTGACGTGCACGCCACCCACGGCTGGCAGGTCCGCATCCAGCGGCAGAATCAGTCCTATACACAATTCTTTTCCGACAAGAAATACGGCTCTCCCGAGAAGGCATTCGAAGCCGCGCTGGCCTATCGCGATCAACTGTTGCAGGAGCTTCCGCCCCCGATCGATCCTACGGCCCGGTTGCGCACGCCAGAGGTTCGGCAAAAAGCGGCCGCATCGATCAACCGTTCCGGTGTGATCGGAATCGGCTTCAGCGTCAAGGTGACGCGACAGGGCATTCGTCGTCCCTATGTGCAGGGCTACTGGATCGACGCTGACGGCCGTCGTCGCGCCACCAGCCGGAGCATTGAAGCGCACGGCCTGAAAGGAGCACTCGAGCTGGTCTGCCGCAAACTGCACGAAGTACAGGCCAATCGGGGACTGAGTGTGGAGGAGATGGTGCAGCGTGCTCTGCCCACGCTGGAAAAGCTCTACCGAGAGGCGCAACGTGACCGATAA
- the polA gene encoding DNA polymerase I yields the protein MQKEDQLSLFPEQEVDRPPPDMQRLYLIDAMALAYRAHYVFISRPLVNSKGQNTSAAYGFTTSLLKLIEEHGMDYMAVVFDAGGEEGTFREAIYEEYKAHREPPPEDLLANLPWIKEIVRALDIPVIEEPGVEADDVIGTLARRAEAHGIDVVIVSPDKDFLQLLSPRISIYKPARRGETFDLITIETFRETYGLEPHQFIDVLALMGDPSDNVPGVPGIGEKTAVQLIQQYGSVENLLAHAEEVKGKRAREGLLNHREEALLSKRLVTIRTDVPLRIRWETFHRARPDLPRLLQIFQELEFDSLVRRIREGGLAGIVNGEAALDEALEAETEPEFDFGPYEPLQVYDPEKADYRIVRNRQQLDELVTQLDGLERLAIDTETTSTEAMWASLVGIAFSWEKGQGYYVPTPLPDGTPTETVLERLAPILRRAQRKVGQNLKYDLVVLARHGVEVPPPYFDTMVAHYLIAPEELHNLDVLARQYLRYQMVSITELIGSGRDQKSMRDVSIDEVGPYACEDTDIALQLADVLAAELDRHGLRHIAEEMEFPLIEVLADMERTGICIDRTVLREIGKQLEAELHELEAKIYEVAGVEFNIGSPQQLADVLFKKLGLKPRARTSTGRPSTKESVLQELATQHPLPGLILDWRHLAKLKSTYVDGLEPLIHPETGRIHTTFNQTVTATGRLSSSNPNLQNIPVRTEMGREIRRAFVPRPGWKLLSADYVQIELRILAALSGDEALRRAFLEGQDIHTATAARVFKVPPEQVTPEQRRRAKMVNYGIPYGISAWGLAQRLRCSTREAQELIEEYQRAFPGVTRYLHRVVEEARRKGYVETLLGRRRYVPNINSRNRAERSMAERIAVNMPIQGTQADMIKLAMVHIYHRLQREGYRAKMLLQVHDELVFEMPPEEVEPVRRLVEQEMKQALPLEGVPIEVDIGVGDNWLDAH from the coding sequence GTGCAAAAAGAAGACCAGCTCAGTCTGTTCCCGGAGCAGGAAGTCGATCGGCCGCCGCCCGACATGCAGCGCCTGTACCTGATCGATGCCATGGCGCTGGCCTATCGGGCGCACTACGTGTTCATCAGCCGGCCGCTTGTCAACTCGAAGGGCCAGAACACCTCGGCCGCCTACGGTTTTACGACCTCCCTTCTGAAGCTGATCGAAGAACACGGCATGGACTACATGGCCGTGGTCTTCGACGCCGGCGGGGAGGAGGGCACGTTTCGCGAAGCAATCTATGAGGAATACAAGGCCCACCGGGAGCCGCCGCCGGAAGATCTGCTGGCCAACCTGCCCTGGATCAAGGAGATCGTCCGGGCGCTGGACATTCCCGTCATCGAGGAGCCGGGCGTCGAGGCAGACGACGTGATTGGAACGCTGGCCCGTCGGGCCGAGGCGCACGGCATCGACGTGGTGATCGTCTCGCCTGACAAGGACTTTCTGCAACTGCTGAGCCCACGCATTTCCATCTACAAACCGGCACGGCGCGGCGAAACCTTCGACCTGATTACCATCGAGACCTTCCGGGAGACCTACGGCCTGGAGCCGCACCAGTTCATCGACGTGCTGGCTCTCATGGGCGATCCGAGCGACAACGTGCCGGGCGTGCCGGGCATCGGCGAAAAGACCGCCGTGCAGCTTATTCAGCAGTACGGCTCGGTCGAAAACCTGCTGGCGCACGCTGAAGAGGTGAAAGGGAAGCGCGCCCGCGAGGGGCTCCTGAACCACCGCGAGGAAGCGCTCCTCTCGAAGCGACTGGTTACGATCCGGACCGATGTGCCGTTGCGCATTCGCTGGGAGACGTTCCATCGCGCCCGGCCCGATCTGCCCCGTCTGCTGCAGATCTTTCAGGAGCTGGAGTTCGACTCGCTGGTGCGGCGCATCCGGGAGGGCGGACTGGCCGGCATTGTGAACGGCGAAGCCGCCTTGGATGAGGCACTCGAAGCGGAGACCGAGCCGGAGTTCGACTTCGGGCCCTACGAGCCGCTTCAGGTGTACGATCCGGAAAAGGCGGACTACCGGATCGTCCGCAACCGCCAGCAACTCGACGAACTCGTGACGCAGCTGGACGGACTCGAGCGGCTGGCCATCGACACGGAGACGACCTCGACCGAGGCCATGTGGGCCTCGCTGGTGGGCATTGCCTTTTCCTGGGAGAAAGGCCAGGGCTACTACGTGCCCACACCGCTGCCGGACGGCACGCCGACCGAGACGGTGCTCGAGCGACTGGCGCCGATCCTCCGACGGGCGCAGCGCAAAGTCGGTCAGAACCTGAAGTACGATCTGGTGGTGCTGGCGCGGCACGGCGTCGAAGTCCCGCCCCCGTACTTCGATACGATGGTGGCGCACTACCTGATTGCGCCCGAGGAGCTGCACAATTTGGACGTGCTGGCCCGCCAGTACCTTCGCTATCAGATGGTTTCCATCACGGAGCTGATCGGCTCGGGCCGCGACCAGAAGTCCATGCGCGATGTGTCGATCGACGAGGTGGGGCCCTACGCCTGTGAAGACACGGACATTGCGCTGCAGCTGGCCGACGTGCTGGCCGCCGAGCTGGATCGACACGGGCTCCGGCATATCGCCGAGGAAATGGAGTTTCCGCTCATCGAGGTGCTGGCCGACATGGAGCGGACGGGCATCTGCATCGATCGCACGGTGCTCCGGGAAATCGGTAAGCAACTCGAAGCGGAGCTTCACGAACTGGAGGCGAAGATCTATGAGGTGGCCGGTGTCGAATTCAACATCGGCTCGCCGCAACAGCTGGCGGACGTCTTATTCAAGAAGCTCGGGTTGAAGCCGCGGGCGCGTACCAGCACCGGCCGGCCTTCCACCAAAGAGAGCGTGCTGCAGGAGCTGGCCACGCAGCATCCACTTCCCGGCCTGATCCTGGACTGGCGGCATCTGGCCAAGCTCAAAAGCACCTACGTGGACGGCCTCGAGCCGCTCATCCACCCGGAGACCGGCCGCATCCACACCACGTTCAACCAGACGGTAACGGCCACCGGGCGGCTTTCCTCGAGCAACCCGAACCTGCAGAACATCCCGGTACGCACCGAGATGGGGCGGGAGATCCGCAGGGCGTTTGTGCCGCGGCCGGGCTGGAAGCTGCTCTCGGCCGACTACGTCCAGATCGAACTTCGCATTCTGGCCGCGTTGAGCGGCGACGAGGCGCTTCGCCGGGCTTTTCTGGAGGGACAGGACATCCATACGGCCACGGCGGCCCGCGTCTTCAAGGTGCCGCCCGAGCAGGTGACGCCCGAGCAGCGCCGCCGTGCCAAGATGGTCAACTACGGCATTCCCTACGGGATTTCGGCCTGGGGGCTGGCACAGCGGCTTCGCTGCTCCACGCGCGAGGCACAGGAGCTTATCGAAGAATACCAGCGGGCCTTTCCGGGCGTGACGCGCTACCTGCACCGCGTCGTCGAAGAGGCCCGCCGGAAGGGCTACGTCGAGACGCTGCTGGGCCGCCGCCGCTATGTGCCGAACATCAACTCCCGCAACCGGGCCGAGCGCTCGATGGCCGAACGCATCGCCGTGAACATGCCCATCCAGGGCACGCAGGCCGACATGATCAAGCTGGCCATGGTGCACATCTACCACCGGCTGCAGCGGGAGGGCTACCGGGCCAAGATGCTGCTCCAGGTGCACGACGAGCTGGTCTTCGAGATGCCCCCCGAAGAGGTGGAGCCCGTGCGCCGACTGGTCGAGCAGGAGATGAAGCAGGCCCTGCCGCTGGAAGGTGTGCCCATTGAGGTGGACATCGGCGTCGGCGACAACTGGCTGGATGCCCACTGA
- a CDS encoding glycoside hydrolase family 18 protein codes for MRIGWVCLGVWLLWGCVQEQPALNYRVVGYLYGPRMDSLPTLELSGLTHVNYAFANVRPDGRVVLETSDDSVRLRRLVGMRGMEGPRILLSVGGWTWSDYFSDAALTEASRQRFAESAGSLLVAFDLDGLDIDWEYPGQPGEGNVYREEDREHFTWLLASVRAVLDSLEQAHGRTYLLTIAAAAGPEYLKHVEIEQVQSLVDFINLMTYDFHGSWTPHTGHHANLYPSPLDPEGISVDEAVRRYLAAGVPGEKLVVGVPFYGRGWRGVRPEHNGRYQPYEASLTEELSFATLQRDYIGRGGFVRYWDEEARAPYLWHATERIFISYEDTQSLGEKVAYVRAHRLGGLMFWEYSGDAGGVLRCLAASINPLLQCREEN; via the coding sequence ATGCGTATCGGATGGGTATGCCTGGGAGTGTGGTTGCTCTGGGGGTGTGTTCAGGAGCAGCCGGCTCTGAACTATCGCGTCGTGGGGTACCTGTATGGACCACGGATGGACAGCCTGCCGACGCTGGAGCTGTCCGGCCTGACCCACGTGAACTATGCCTTTGCAAACGTGCGCCCTGACGGTCGGGTTGTGCTGGAGACGTCGGACGACAGCGTGCGATTGCGCCGACTGGTGGGAATGCGGGGCATGGAAGGCCCTCGGATCTTGCTCTCAGTGGGGGGATGGACCTGGTCGGATTATTTCTCGGATGCGGCGCTGACCGAGGCGTCCCGCCAGCGCTTTGCAGAGAGTGCGGGCTCGTTGCTGGTAGCCTTCGATCTGGACGGGCTGGATATCGACTGGGAGTATCCGGGCCAGCCGGGCGAGGGCAACGTGTATCGAGAGGAGGATCGGGAGCATTTCACGTGGCTGCTGGCATCGGTGCGGGCGGTGCTGGATTCGCTGGAGCAGGCGCACGGTCGAACCTACCTGCTGACCATTGCGGCGGCGGCCGGTCCGGAATACCTGAAGCATGTGGAAATAGAGCAGGTGCAGTCCCTGGTGGATTTTATCAATCTGATGACGTATGATTTCCACGGGAGCTGGACGCCGCACACGGGGCACCACGCGAACCTGTACCCGTCGCCGCTGGACCCGGAAGGGATTTCGGTAGACGAGGCCGTTCGGCGCTACCTGGCGGCGGGGGTGCCGGGGGAGAAGCTGGTGGTCGGGGTGCCGTTCTACGGGCGAGGCTGGCGTGGCGTGCGGCCGGAGCATAACGGGCGGTATCAGCCCTACGAGGCGTCGCTTACGGAGGAGCTGTCGTTTGCCACATTGCAGCGTGACTACATCGGACGGGGCGGTTTCGTGCGCTACTGGGATGAAGAAGCGCGGGCGCCATACCTGTGGCATGCCACGGAGCGAATTTTTATTTCCTACGAGGATACGCAGTCGCTGGGCGAGAAGGTGGCCTACGTGCGGGCGCATCGGCTGGGAGGTCTGATGTTCTGGGAGTACAGCGGGGACGCGGGCGGGGTGCTGCGGTGCCTTGCAGCCTCGATAAATCCGTTATTGCAATGCAGAGAAGAGAACTGA
- a CDS encoding M16 family metallopeptidase, translated as MTRTFAERVVEVAAGPCRLYVLPMPVEQVVTLRGSFRTWPDFAAGETLLQRLSVAMLDRGTRRRDRFELARLLEDRGAHLSFTSKGSRVEFAGRMLRRHLADVLPLLAEQLREPRFDPEEFEKARLHVQAQLQQQLEQTSARARIALSQRLYPPAHPNYRRDPEAELERLATLTLEDVRAYHAAHFGANELILVLVGNVQPEAAEPLVREAFADWPPHAATPRFAADAAPQPPDRVQIHVPDRQNLDVLMGHAVPLRRQHPDYIPLYVGTYILGGNFSARLMATVRDEQGLTYGIHAALEGISTEHDGHFEIEVTLSQERLEEGIAATLAQVRRFVEEGVTEEELAEKKDTLTGLFQTGLSTTAGLATALLINIERGFGPGYLDRYPEEIRAVTRPQVNEVVQRYLNPEALHTVVAGSVETVPSGS; from the coding sequence ATGACACGGACGTTCGCCGAACGGGTTGTGGAAGTTGCGGCCGGTCCCTGCCGGCTCTATGTGCTGCCGATGCCCGTGGAGCAGGTGGTGACGCTCCGCGGCTCGTTTCGCACCTGGCCGGACTTCGCGGCCGGCGAGACGCTCCTGCAGCGGCTCTCCGTTGCCATGCTGGACCGGGGCACGCGCCGCCGCGATCGCTTCGAACTGGCGCGCCTGCTGGAAGACCGGGGCGCGCACCTGAGCTTTACGAGCAAGGGCTCACGTGTTGAATTTGCCGGACGCATGCTCCGGCGACATCTGGCCGACGTGCTGCCGCTGCTGGCCGAGCAGCTCCGCGAACCCCGCTTCGATCCCGAAGAGTTCGAAAAGGCCCGCCTGCACGTGCAGGCGCAGCTCCAGCAGCAACTGGAGCAGACGAGCGCACGCGCCCGTATTGCCTTGAGCCAGCGTCTCTATCCGCCCGCGCATCCGAACTACCGGCGCGATCCGGAAGCCGAGCTGGAACGCCTGGCCACGCTGACGCTCGAAGACGTGCGGGCCTACCACGCCGCCCACTTCGGGGCGAACGAACTGATCCTGGTGCTGGTGGGCAACGTGCAGCCCGAGGCGGCCGAGCCGCTGGTGCGGGAAGCGTTTGCCGACTGGCCGCCGCATGCCGCGACGCCGCGCTTTGCGGCCGATGCCGCCCCGCAGCCGCCGGATCGGGTCCAGATCCACGTGCCGGATCGGCAGAATCTGGACGTGCTCATGGGCCATGCCGTGCCGCTCCGGCGTCAGCATCCCGATTACATCCCGCTTTACGTGGGCACCTACATCCTGGGCGGCAACTTTTCAGCCCGCCTGATGGCGACCGTGCGCGACGAGCAGGGGCTGACCTACGGCATCCACGCCGCGCTGGAAGGGATCTCGACGGAGCACGACGGTCACTTCGAGATCGAAGTAACGCTGAGCCAGGAGCGTCTGGAGGAAGGCATTGCCGCCACGCTGGCCCAGGTACGGCGCTTCGTGGAGGAGGGCGTGACCGAGGAAGAACTAGCTGAAAAGAAGGACACGCTGACCGGACTGTTCCAGACCGGCCTGAGCACGACGGCCGGACTGGCCACGGCACTGCTGATCAACATCGAGCGTGGCTTCGGGCCCGGCTACCTGGATCGCTACCCCGAAGAAATCCGCGCCGTCACGCGCCCGCAGGTCAACGAGGTCGTGCAGCGCTACCTGAATCCAGAGGCCCTGCACACCGTGGTGGCCGGCAGCGTGGAGACCGTGCCATCCGGGTCATAA
- a CDS encoding M16 family metallopeptidase gives MAVSEVAQKTGRRVEGFTFEEAVGGIEAYRLDANDLQVLLMPQNVVPVVTFMVTYHVGSRNEPTGLTGATHMLEHLMFKGTERFNKARGTSVFQVLQRVGAQVNATTWLDRTNYYALLPREHLALAVEIEADRMRGALIRPEDVEAERTVILNEMDRGENDPLRNLYHAVWSVAFVAHPYRHPTIGWRSDVENMTAEALRHFYDTYYWPDNATVSIIGDFEPEAALALVREHFGRIPRAPHPIPPVWTREPVQRGERRVTVRQAGQLGLVMVAFKAPAGLEPDADALDVLATLLSHGRNSRLYRRLTDTGLTTLVVAANERHRDPGLFYVVARLAPGKTHAEVEAVLLEELDRVAREGVTEEEVARAREQLTALEAYGRDGPFAIAAQLNEAIALGDWKLYATYLDRIGRVTPDDVQRVAQTYLIETARTVGWYIPQNS, from the coding sequence ATGGCTGTATCGGAAGTAGCTCAGAAGACCGGCCGCCGGGTGGAGGGCTTTACCTTTGAGGAAGCCGTCGGCGGCATTGAAGCCTATCGCCTGGACGCGAACGACCTTCAGGTGCTGCTGATGCCCCAGAACGTGGTGCCGGTGGTGACCTTCATGGTCACCTACCACGTGGGAAGCCGGAACGAGCCGACGGGCCTGACCGGCGCCACGCATATGCTGGAGCATCTGATGTTTAAAGGCACCGAGCGCTTCAACAAGGCGCGGGGGACCTCGGTCTTTCAGGTGCTCCAGCGCGTGGGCGCCCAGGTGAACGCGACCACCTGGCTGGATCGCACGAACTACTATGCGTTGCTGCCCCGCGAGCATCTGGCACTGGCCGTCGAGATCGAAGCGGATCGCATGCGCGGCGCCCTGATTCGTCCCGAAGACGTGGAGGCCGAGCGCACCGTGATCCTGAACGAGATGGATCGGGGCGAAAACGACCCGCTCCGCAACCTGTATCACGCGGTCTGGAGCGTGGCCTTCGTGGCGCATCCCTACCGCCATCCGACGATCGGCTGGCGCAGCGACGTGGAGAACATGACGGCCGAGGCGCTCCGCCATTTCTACGACACCTATTACTGGCCCGACAATGCCACGGTCTCAATCATCGGCGACTTCGAGCCCGAAGCGGCGCTGGCGCTGGTGCGCGAGCACTTCGGGCGCATTCCGCGGGCTCCGCATCCGATCCCGCCGGTGTGGACGCGCGAACCCGTGCAGCGGGGCGAGCGCCGCGTGACGGTACGGCAGGCCGGCCAGCTCGGGCTGGTCATGGTGGCCTTCAAGGCACCGGCCGGGCTGGAGCCGGACGCCGACGCGCTCGATGTGCTGGCCACGCTGCTTTCTCATGGCCGAAATAGCCGCCTCTATCGGCGCCTGACGGATACGGGACTGACCACGCTGGTGGTGGCGGCCAACGAGCGGCACCGCGACCCCGGTCTGTTCTACGTGGTCGCCCGCCTGGCACCGGGCAAGACGCACGCCGAGGTGGAAGCCGTGCTGCTGGAGGAGTTGGACCGCGTGGCCCGCGAGGGGGTGACCGAGGAGGAAGTCGCCCGCGCTCGCGAGCAACTCACCGCGCTGGAGGCCTATGGCCGGGACGGTCCCTTTGCGATCGCCGCGCAGCTCAACGAAGCGATCGCACTCGGCGACTGGAAACTCTACGCCACCTATCTGGATCGAATCGGCCGCGTCACGCCCGACGACGTGCAGCGCGTGGCGCAGACCTACCTGATCGAGACCGCGCGTACGGTGGGCTGGTACATCCCGCAAAACTCCTGA